GTCGTAGAGCGCCATCGAATCGCGCCGCCGGATCGCCGCCTCCTCCGCAGAAAGCTCGCCGAGCCGCTCGCCGCGGAAGCAGCAGGCCGAGGCGACGTCGACACCGGGGGCGAAGCGGCTGCGGTACGGCTCTTCCGGCCGATACGGATCGTGAGGATCGAGAGTGTGGACGACCAGGAAGAACGGGCGCTCCGGCGCGGCGCGCCCGTCGAGCCAGGCGGTCGCCGCCCGGTGCATCTCCGCGGATCGGACGCTGCGGCGCTTCCGCCCCTGGAGCTGGTGCACGTACTCGAAGCGGTCGAAACCGCGTCCGAAGCCGAACTTCTCGACCACCGTAGGGTTGGTCGTGAACATCGCGGTGTCGTAGCCCGCCTCGGAGAGGCGCTCGGCGAGGGTCCGCGCCTCGGGAGCGATCCCCTGGGCACGCCGCTCCGCGCCGTGCGTGACCGGGTGGAGGCCGGTGAGGATCGTCGCCATCGCCGGCTTCGTCCACGAGCTCTGCGCCCGCGCCTCGGCGAAGCGGACGCCCTCGCGCGCGAAGGCGTCGAGCCGCGGCGAAGTCGGCCGGTCGTAGCCGTAGCAACCGAGGTGGTCGGCGCGGAGCGTGTCGACGACATAGAGGACGAGGTTCGGCCGCTCCGCCCGCGCGGCGGCCGACTCTTCCGCAGTCGGTGCCGCGGCTCCGGCCGCCGGCTCGACCTGCTTCGTGCCGCAGCCCGCCGCGGCGAGAACGAGCGCCACCGCGCCCACCGCTCGCGCGGAGAACCTCGATCGCGAGGCCGGGTAGCGAGCTGTCGGAGTCATGGCGGCTGCCGGCGACTCTCCTGAGGGTCGCGGCTTGGGCAGGCATCGAGCTCGAAGCGCAGGAGGGTGCAAGGGCGAAGTCTAGACGATGGGCACGGCCGAGCTCACGCTGCGGACAGCTCTCGGCGCGGGATCATGCGTGCAATTATGGAGCGCAGCTCCAGAAATGCAAGGTTAGGAACCCGATCGCTGCCGGACCCTATGCCCTCGCGGGTGTCGACCGCATGGTAACTTCTGCCAAATGTTCACCCTACCGGTGCTCATCGGCATCGCTCTCGCGCTGGCCGTCGTCGGGCTGGGGCGGCTTTCGGGCCTCGACCGCGACCGCGCGCTCTATCCGGTCACGCTCATCGTGATTGCGGCCTACTACGTCCTGTTCGCGACCATGGGCGGAGCGCCGGCACTGCCGGGCGAGTTGATGGCGGCGACGGTGTTCGTCGTCATCGCGATCGTCGGGTTCCGTACCAGCTTGTGGTGGGCTGCGGGCGGCATCGCCGGTCACGGCATCTTCGACTGGGTGGTGCACCCGCGCCTGATCGCGAACCCGGGCATGCCGCTCTTTTGGCCGGCGTTCTGCGGCTCGATCGACGTCGCGCTCGGGATGCTCCTCGCCATCCTGCTGCTTCGCGGCGCGATCCCGGCGCGCGGCGGAGCGCTCCCGCAGACCTTGTGAAGGCCGGCGCTACACCTGGATGACGGTCTGTCCCTGCGCGTGTCCTTCGCCCACGTACCGCAGCGCGTCGGCCGTGTCGCGGAGCGCGTAGCGGCGGTCGATCGACGGACGGATCTTGCCGGTCTCGACCAGCTTTTTCAGGACCAGCAGGTCTCTCCGGTTGAGCGCGACAATGAAGGGCTTCAGTTTCCGGGTCGAGACGCTCGAGAGCAGCATCATGGCCGCCAGCCGCCGGAGCCAGCGCAGGCCGGACTTGCCACCGGACGTCGAAACGAACGTCCCGGTCGGGACGAGCACGCGCCGGCAGTCCGAGAGGGAGCGAGCGCCGACGGCGTCCAGCATCACATCGAAGCGCGGTCCGCCGGTGACGAAGTCGGTCGTCGTGTAGTCGATCACCTCGTCGGCGCCGAGGGCGCGCATGCGCTCGACGTTGCGCGTGCTGCAGACCGCGGTCACCTGGGCGCCGAACGCCTTGGCGATCTGGACACCCCAACTGCCCACACCGCCGGACGCTCCGTGGATCAGCACGCGGTGACCCGCCTTCACCCCGCCGGCGTCGCGCAGCGCCTGCAAGGGGGTGACGGCCCAGGGCGTGGCGGCGGCCTCCTCGAACGACAGATTGCCGGGCTTCGGCACGAGCCGGTCCGCGCGGACGACGACGTATTCCGCGAACGCGCCGGCGGTGGTCTCGCCGAACACCTCGTCGCCAGGCGAAAGCGTGGTGACCTTGGCGCCGGCCGCTTCGACGCGCCCGGCCATGGCCGAGCCCGGGACTTGGTGTGCGGGCCGGAGGAGGCCGCCGACTGCGGGGCGGATCACGTAGGGCTTCCCGGTGACGACATGGTGGTCACCGATGCTCGCTCCGGCCGCGCACACCCGGACCAGCACCTCGTGTTCGCCGGCGACCGGGCGGGGGATCTCCTCGTACGACAGCACGTCGGGCGTGCCATACCGCCGCCGCACGATCGCGTGCATGGTCCCGCCGCTCATCCTCGATGCCGCCGAAAGTTCGCCATGGCCGGAGTCCGCGCCGGGCATTCAACTACATGGCCACGCAGGGGCGCAAGCGGACCGTAGCGGGCCGCACACGTGCGCGTCGAGGACGACCCTCACCGAGAGGTGCCCACGCTGGCGACGGCGCGTTTGCCGTCCACGGGCTTCATGCCCGCCCATCGTCCTGCGCCACGAGCCGCGCGCGGCGGGCGCAGGGCGCCTTGACAGTACTAACGCCGCGCGTTACTATCGTGACGTGATCCGGTCGTATCGATGCCGCGACACCGAAGCGATGTTCGGCGGCACCCGGGTCGCGAGATTCGTCGCGATCGAAGCGGTGGCCATGCGCAAGCTGGCAATGTTGAATCAGGCCGGTCGCTTCGGCGATCTGCGAGTGCCACCCGGGAACCGGCTCGAGGCGTTGCGGGGCCAGCGTGCGGGGCAGCACAGCATCCGCGTGAACGACCAGTATCGCGTCTGCTTTCGCTGGACCGACGTGGGTCCGGAGGACGTCGAGATCGTGGACTATCACTGAAGGAGCGAACAATGCGAAAGGTTCCCTATCCCTCTCCCGGCGAGATTCTCCTCGAAGAGTTCCTGAAGCCGATGGGAATCACGCAATACCGCCTCGCCAAGGAGATCGGTGTTCCGCAGCGCCGCATCGGCGAGATCGTTGCTGGCGCCCGCGCGATTACGCCCGACACCGGACTTCGCCTGTCGCGCTTCTTCGCGATGTCCGACGGATTCTGGATCGGCCTCCAGGCCGACTTCGACCGCGAGAAGGTCCGCGCAACGCTGGCCAAGACTCTCGCCCGCATCAAACCCTGGCCGGAGGCGGTGCGCGCCCGAAGGAGCGCATGACCCGACCTGGCCCGGAGATTCGAACTCTCTCAACCCGTTGAAGCTCCGAGAAGCGTTGCGCCGGAAGGCGGCTCCGTCGGTCCAGGAGCCCGAAGGCGTCAATCTTTGCAGCAGAGTGAGATTCGAAAATGGTGGACCAAATCACTCTGAGTTCGAACACCCCAGGAAGTTCGAACACCCTGATTTTCTGGCTTCGGGAGGTCGCGGCAATGAGGCAGGCGGCATGAGCTCCATGCCGGTGAAAGGCCTGTCTCCGGGTTCCGTACGCCGTCCCCGGAGGAGCCCGGCAGGGCGCCTCGCCGGGACCGGCGTCCCTCTCTGGCATCCGCTGCAAGGCAGCGGAGCGGAGGGGCAATATGGCTGGAAAGACCGCTTGGAAGTCCGCGACCCCGCAGCTCTCGTTGGTCCTCCCTGGCGCCCCGGCGTCACAGTTTCATTCGACAGCTGTTGAGATCGGATCCCGCAAGGCCCGGCGCGCCGGCAGCCTGATCCGGCAGGCGCTCTACCTCGACCAGGAAGACGCCTACGCCGCCGGCGAGGTTGGCTTCCTGGCTCGGGCGCTCGTGCAGGCGACCCTTCCGCACAGCGATCCGAACGCCAACGAGTTCGTCCGGCGGAACGGACACTTCACCCTGTCCATCCTCGCCCCGAAAGACGTCGGGCTGCCGTACGGCCGGTATCCACGCCTGGTTCTCGCCTACCTCACGACCGAGGCGGTGCGCCGCAAGAGCCCGGACATCGAGCTCGGCGGCCACTTCTCGCACTTCTGTGCTGCCCTCGGGATCCCGCCGACCACGGGACCGCGTGGCTCCTTGCCGCTGCTCCGCGACCAACTCCAGCGTCTCTTCGCCTCGACCTTCCAGTGCATCTTCCACGACGAGAGCCAGGGGAGACATGCTGGCGATGGCTTCCTGATTGCCGAGAAGCGGGAGCTCTGGTGGGATTCCCGGCCAGGGAAGGACGAGGCCGCATGGGGATCTCACGTCGTCCTTTCGGACCGCTTCTATCGGGAGGCAACTGAAGCGCCGGTCCCACTGGACTTGCGGGTCCTGCGCGCCCTGCGGTCGCCGTTCGAGATCGACATCTACGTCTGGCTGACCTGGCGCTTCTTCCGGCTGCGGAGGCCGGTCACCATCCCATGGGCCTCGCTGGCGCTCCAGTTCGGGTGCGGCTACGCCAACCCCCGACACTTCAAGAAGCGGTTCCTCGGCTACCTCAAGAGCGTCATCGACTACTACCCGGAGGTGAGGCTCGAGAGCTCAGGGACGGGGCTGGTGCTCAAGCCCTCGCCGACGCACATCGCGCGACGTCTCGGCGCTCGAAGGAAGTCCATGCCCTGAAGGTGGTCAGCACAGGATTCGATGGCTCACCCTAGTGAATCTCCGGCCCCGTGCCGGTGGGTCACGAAAGCAGCCAACGGCCGTCGACAAGATGGGCAAACACGACGAGGCTGTCTCTGGGGTCCGCGCCAGTGGTCGCGGCGAGCGCGAAGTCAATTGAAACGAGATCCCGCCTCGGTGGACTTCCGCCCGAAGGACGGTCCTCCCGGTGGTGACTCGAATGGATGGAACGACTTTCGCGGCGAAAAGCGCAGCAATGAAACGCATGCTTCGATGACTGATCCGGAATCGAGGCTGGCCCGTAAGGGGCCTGGCCGCGAGGCGAAGCTGTCTTACGTGAGTCACGTGCTGATGGAGAATCGCAACGGTTTCCTGATGGACATCCTGCTCGGCCAGGCAGACGGATTCACTGAGCGGCGCGAGGGTGCGGCGCTCGTGGCGAGAATTGGCGGAGGACGGCGCAAGACGGTGGGCGGAGACAATGGCTACGACGCGACGGACTTTGTGCAAGCGTGCCGCGCTGCCGGCGTCACGCCGCAAGTCGCGCCGAATATCCACCGCTCCAGAAGGAAATCGGCGATCGACCAACGCACCCTTCGGCATGGAGGCCATCGAGCCAGCCAGATCGTCAGGCGCAGAATCGAGACCATCTTCGGCTGGCTCAAGAGCTTCGGCGGAATAAAACGAAGTCGGGTCAGAGGCCTCGAAAGGACGCAGCTCGCTGCTCGACTCGCCGCTGCTGCCTACAATCTGTTGCGACTGAGTCGATTGCAGCCCCTGGAAGCCGGAACTTGAACCCCTCGACGAGGCGGAAGTGCTCCACGCCGAGGGTCGCAAGCACC
The Thermoanaerobaculia bacterium DNA segment above includes these coding regions:
- a CDS encoding transposase; this translates as MKRDPASVDFRPKDGPPGGDSNGWNDFRGEKRSNETHASMTDPESRLARKGPGREAKLSYVSHVLMENRNGFLMDILLGQADGFTERREGAALVARIGGGRRKTVGGDNGYDATDFVQACRAAGVTPQVAPNIHRSRRKSAIDQRTLRHGGHRASQIVRRRIETIFGWLKSFGGIKRSRVRGLERTQLAARLAAAAYNLLRLSRLQPLEAGT
- a CDS encoding HigA family addiction module antidote protein; protein product: MRKVPYPSPGEILLEEFLKPMGITQYRLAKEIGVPQRRIGEIVAGARAITPDTGLRLSRFFAMSDGFWIGLQADFDREKVRATLAKTLARIKPWPEAVRARRSA
- a CDS encoding type II toxin-antitoxin system RelE/ParE family toxin encodes the protein MIRSYRCRDTEAMFGGTRVARFVAIEAVAMRKLAMLNQAGRFGDLRVPPGNRLEALRGQRAGQHSIRVNDQYRVCFRWTDVGPEDVEIVDYH
- a CDS encoding NAD(P)-dependent alcohol dehydrogenase — protein: MHAIVRRRYGTPDVLSYEEIPRPVAGEHEVLVRVCAAGASIGDHHVVTGKPYVIRPAVGGLLRPAHQVPGSAMAGRVEAAGAKVTTLSPGDEVFGETTAGAFAEYVVVRADRLVPKPGNLSFEEAAATPWAVTPLQALRDAGGVKAGHRVLIHGASGGVGSWGVQIAKAFGAQVTAVCSTRNVERMRALGADEVIDYTTTDFVTGGPRFDVMLDAVGARSLSDCRRVLVPTGTFVSTSGGKSGLRWLRRLAAMMLLSSVSTRKLKPFIVALNRRDLLVLKKLVETGKIRPSIDRRYALRDTADALRYVGEGHAQGQTVIQV
- a CDS encoding pirin; this encodes MAGKTAWKSATPQLSLVLPGAPASQFHSTAVEIGSRKARRAGSLIRQALYLDQEDAYAAGEVGFLARALVQATLPHSDPNANEFVRRNGHFTLSILAPKDVGLPYGRYPRLVLAYLTTEAVRRKSPDIELGGHFSHFCAALGIPPTTGPRGSLPLLRDQLQRLFASTFQCIFHDESQGRHAGDGFLIAEKRELWWDSRPGKDEAAWGSHVVLSDRFYREATEAPVPLDLRVLRALRSPFEIDIYVWLTWRFFRLRRPVTIPWASLALQFGCGYANPRHFKKRFLGYLKSVIDYYPEVRLESSGTGLVLKPSPTHIARRLGARRKSMP
- a CDS encoding sulfatase, translated to MTPTARYPASRSRFSARAVGAVALVLAAAGCGTKQVEPAAGAAAPTAEESAAARAERPNLVLYVVDTLRADHLGCYGYDRPTSPRLDAFAREGVRFAEARAQSSWTKPAMATILTGLHPVTHGAERRAQGIAPEARTLAERLSEAGYDTAMFTTNPTVVEKFGFGRGFDRFEYVHQLQGRKRRSVRSAEMHRAATAWLDGRAAPERPFFLVVHTLDPHDPYRPEEPYRSRFAPGVDVASACCFRGERLGELSAEEAAIRRRDSMALYDGEIAANDASFGRLVDDLRARRLLDRSAVVFTSDHGEEFHEHGGWRHAESLFEEVLRVPLVLRLPGGTSSGVTVVDPADQIDIAPTLLDLASIPAPPELPGVSLLPVIGGGAAPPGESLAWLRHPAFDVVAIRDGNWKWLRHEGALREVTGEVGGVAGAGEAAEALYDLEADPGERRNLLEAEPARRRALALRVKEARARLARRQAAGEVEIDPALDAELRALGYLR